One Coffea arabica cultivar ET-39 chromosome 5c, Coffea Arabica ET-39 HiFi, whole genome shotgun sequence DNA window includes the following coding sequences:
- the LOC113688786 gene encoding anthocyanidin 3-O-glucosyltransferase 2-like — MKKPELVFIPSAGMGHLASTVELAKLLIDHNEHLSITVLIMKFPFETKVISNTDSQAEASDSRIRFVELKKDESASQTASPSLFLYQFIEDHKNRVRDVLAEISSSASFDLAGIVIDMFCTSMIDVADEFGVPSYVFYTSGAAMLGLVFHLQSLRDDFKEDVTDFENSKVELAVPTYINLVPVKVLPSGLFDKEGGNMFLNQAKRYRETKGIIVNTFLELESHAIQALSNDKTIPPVYAVGPVLNLKGSNGQNQETEIIMKWLDLQPDCSVVFLCFGSEGCFDGDQVKEIAHALERSGYPFLWSLRRPPPKGKFESPGEYENPEEVLPAGFLQRTAEVGIVIGWAPQAAVLSHPAVGGFVSHCGWNSTLESVWYGVPMATWPLHAEQQVNAFQMLKDLGMAVEIKMDLKKKFLEPSTEIVAADVIDKAIKHLMDPENEIRKKVKEMKEKSRLTLNEGGASSASLGSFLDDVIDYIQ; from the coding sequence ATGAAGAAACCAGAGCTGGTTTTCATTCCTTCAGCAGGGATGGGCCACTTAGCATCAACTGTTGAGCTTGCAAAGCTTCTTATTGATCATAATGAACACTTATCGATCACAGTTCTGATCATGAAGTTTCCCTTTGAAACAAAGGTGATTAGCAACACAGATTCGCAGGCAGAAGCTTCAGATTCTCGCATAAGGTTTGTTGAGCTCAAAAAAGATGAGTCTGCTTCACAAACGGCATCTCCTAGTTTGTTTTTGTATCAGTTTATTGAAGATCATAAAAACAGGGTGAGGGATGTCCTTGCTGAAATATCTAGTTCGGCCTCCTTTGATCTCGCTGGAATCGTCATAGACATGTTCTGCACCTCCATGATTGATGTAGCCGACGAATTTGGGGTTCCCTCCTATGTATTTTATACTTCTGGTGCTGCAATGCTTGGTCTTGTATTCCATTTGCAAAGTCTGAGAGATGATTTTAAAGAAGATGTCACTGATTTCGAGAATTCCAAAGTTGAATTAGCTGTCCCGACTTACATCAATCTTGTTCCAGTTAAAGTTTTGCCATCTGGACTGTTCGACAAGGAAGGAGGAAACATGTTCCTTAATCAGGCTAAAAGATACAGGGAGACCAAAGGAATCATAGTTAACACTTTCCTTGAGTTAGAATCCCATGCAATACAGGCTTTATCCAATGATAAAACCATCCCACCAGTGTATGCAGTAGGACCTGTATTGAATCTTAAGGGAAGCAATggccaaaatcaagaaactgaGATAATTATGAAATGGCTTGATCTTCAGCCTGACTGTTCTGTTGTTTTCCTTTGCTTTGGCAGTGAAGGTTGTTTTGATGGTGATCAAGTGAAGGAAATTGCCCATGCACTCGAGCGTAGTGGATATCCATTCCTGTGGTCATTGAGAAGGCCCCCACCTAAAGGAAAGTTTGAGTCTCCAGGTGAGTACGAGAACCCGGAAGAAGTCTTACCAGCTGGGTTCTTGCAGCGAACTGCAGAGGTCGGAATAGTTATTGGATGGGCACCACAGGCTGCAGTTTTGTCCCATCCTGCTGTGGGAGGTTTTGTCTCGCATTGTGGTTGGAACTCAACCCTGGAAAGCGTTTGGTATGGCGTTCCAATGGCAACATGGCCACTTCATGCTGAGCAGCAGGTGAATGCCTTCCAGATGCTAAAAGACTTAGGGATGGCTGTGGAGATcaaaatggatttaaaaaaaaaatttctcgaGCCAAGCACTGAGATTGTGGCTGCAGATGTGATTGACAAGGCAATTAAACATCTGATGGATCCTGAGAACGAAATCAGAAAGAAGGtaaaggaaatgaaagagaaGAGCAGGTTGACACTCAATGAAGGTGGAGCATCCTCTGCTTCGTTGGGAAGTTTCCTAGATGATGTGATAGATTATATTCAATGA